In Sporichthyaceae bacterium, a genomic segment contains:
- a CDS encoding cation:proton antiporter, translating into MTFAHLCLVVAVGLFGPLLALPKRWHVPVVVGELAAGVVLGPTGTKTLNAASPTFTFLADIGFALVMFVAGTHVPVRDPALRPALKHGLLRAVGVGAIAVALGAALSHAFDTGHTALYAVLMTSSSAALILPIVDSVGLSGPTIVQLLPQVAVADAACIVLLPLAIEPSRAGRSALGALAVLACSAAFWVFLREAERRGWREALHEESKQRSFAMELRISLLVLFGLAAIAVRTHVSIMLAGFGLGIAVTAVGEPRRLARQMFGITEGFFGPLFFVWLGASLNLRALGDHPKFIGLGLLLGLGAVATHAAMTVTKQPPAAGALAAAQLGVPVAATTLGQQLHLLAPGEPAALILGALVTIAVATLAGGLLARGGAAQSPPRNSMSAGATTGEPRSS; encoded by the coding sequence ATGACCTTCGCGCATCTCTGCCTGGTCGTCGCGGTCGGGCTGTTCGGGCCGCTGCTGGCGCTGCCCAAGCGTTGGCACGTGCCGGTGGTGGTTGGCGAACTGGCTGCCGGGGTGGTGCTCGGGCCGACCGGGACCAAGACGTTGAACGCCGCCTCGCCCACATTCACCTTTCTGGCGGACATCGGCTTCGCCTTGGTCATGTTCGTGGCCGGTACGCACGTGCCGGTGCGCGACCCGGCGCTGCGGCCGGCGTTGAAGCACGGGCTGTTGCGCGCGGTCGGGGTCGGGGCGATCGCGGTGGCGTTGGGCGCGGCGCTGTCGCACGCCTTCGACACCGGGCACACCGCGCTGTACGCGGTGCTGATGACCTCCTCGTCCGCGGCGCTGATCCTGCCGATCGTGGACTCGGTCGGACTGTCCGGCCCGACCATCGTGCAGTTACTGCCGCAGGTGGCCGTTGCCGACGCGGCCTGCATTGTGTTGTTGCCGTTGGCCATCGAACCCTCCCGGGCGGGCCGTTCGGCGCTCGGTGCATTGGCGGTGCTGGCCTGCTCGGCCGCGTTCTGGGTGTTTTTGCGCGAGGCGGAGCGCCGCGGGTGGCGGGAGGCCCTGCACGAGGAGAGCAAGCAGCGCAGCTTCGCAATGGAGCTGCGCATCAGCCTGCTGGTGCTCTTCGGCCTGGCCGCGATCGCCGTCCGGACGCACGTCTCGATCATGTTGGCCGGGTTCGGACTGGGCATCGCGGTGACCGCCGTGGGCGAACCGCGCCGGTTGGCCCGTCAGATGTTCGGCATCACCGAGGGCTTTTTCGGCCCGCTGTTCTTCGTCTGGCTCGGGGCGTCATTGAACCTGCGGGCGTTGGGCGACCACCCGAAGTTCATCGGCCTGGGCCTGCTCCTCGGCCTCGGCGCCGTGGCCACCCATGCCGCGATGACGGTCACCAAGCAACCGCCGGCCGCCGGTGCCCTGGCTGCGGCGCAACTGGGTGTCCCGGTTGCCGCGACCACCCTGGGTCAACAGCTGCATCTGCTTGCGCCCGGCGAGCCCGCCGCGCTGATCCTGGGTGCGCTGGTCACCATCGCCGTGGCGACGCTGGCCGGTGGGCTGCTGGCGCGCGGCGGCGCCGCTCAGAGCCCGCCGCGGAACTCGATGTCCGCGGGTGCCACCACGGGGGAACCCAGATCCAGCTGA
- a CDS encoding VOC family protein translates to MTEFPAITHVAVTVRDLNVSRPWYRNLFGVDPVLDEDTGPFHHVVWLIGGTLIGIHAFPDGDNAHAFDERRPGLDHVAFGCANRAELEEWMNQLDKLGVQHGGIVDAAYGSGLSFRDPDNLPLEFFAPPG, encoded by the coding sequence ATGACCGAGTTCCCGGCCATCACTCACGTCGCGGTCACCGTGCGTGACCTGAACGTGAGTCGGCCCTGGTACCGCAACCTGTTCGGCGTCGACCCGGTCCTCGACGAGGACACCGGCCCGTTCCACCACGTGGTGTGGTTGATCGGCGGCACCCTGATCGGCATCCACGCCTTCCCCGACGGGGACAACGCCCACGCCTTCGACGAGCGCCGCCCCGGCCTCGACCACGTGGCGTTCGGCTGTGCCAACCGGGCCGAACTCGAAGAGTGGATGAACCAGCTGGACAAGCTCGGCGTGCAGCACGGCGGGATCGTCGACGCCGCGTACGGCTCCGGGCTGTCCTTCCGTGACCCCGACAACCTGCCGCTGGAGTTCTTCGCCCCGCCGGGCTGA
- a CDS encoding DMT family transporter, whose amino-acid sequence MKPGSAARLGMLALLWGSSFLWIKFALRGVSPLQLTTFRLIIGAALVLVVIRSRGLRLPAESSTWVALAVAAVFGNVIPYTLYGVGEHTVDSAVAGALNATTPLFTFVFGLTVGVDRQLGQRRLIGLALGFLGALVLLEPWHNAHGTLRGSLACLGAAASYGVSYVYASKRVIGRGHPPIVLAAAQLTVATGLMLLLLPFAGHSAVHLHPKVLFAVVMLGIASTGLAYILNYRLLADEGPAATSTVTYLMPPVSVLLGGLVLGEPLAANLVFGGIVVLIGVGLAQRGRAQVGIEPT is encoded by the coding sequence GTGAAACCGGGTAGTGCGGCACGGCTGGGCATGCTCGCGTTGCTGTGGGGGTCCAGCTTCTTGTGGATCAAATTCGCGCTGCGCGGGGTCAGCCCGTTGCAACTGACCACGTTCCGCCTGATCATCGGCGCAGCGCTGGTGCTCGTGGTCATCCGCAGCCGCGGGCTGCGGTTACCCGCTGAGTCGAGCACCTGGGTAGCGCTCGCCGTGGCCGCGGTGTTCGGCAACGTCATCCCCTACACGTTGTACGGGGTCGGCGAGCACACTGTGGACTCCGCGGTGGCCGGCGCGCTCAACGCCACCACGCCGCTGTTCACGTTCGTGTTCGGCCTGACCGTAGGTGTCGACCGGCAGCTCGGGCAACGCCGGCTGATCGGGTTGGCGCTCGGTTTCCTCGGCGCGCTGGTCCTGCTGGAGCCGTGGCACAACGCGCACGGCACGCTGCGCGGGTCGCTGGCCTGCCTCGGCGCGGCGGCGAGTTACGGCGTCTCCTACGTCTACGCCAGTAAGCGAGTGATCGGCCGCGGCCATCCGCCGATCGTGCTGGCCGCGGCGCAGTTGACCGTGGCCACTGGGCTGATGTTGCTTCTGCTGCCGTTCGCCGGACACAGCGCGGTGCACCTGCACCCGAAGGTGCTGTTCGCCGTTGTCATGCTCGGTATCGCCAGCACCGGCTTGGCCTACATCCTCAACTACCGCCTGCTGGCCGATGAGGGCCCCGCGGCCACCAGCACCGTCACCTATCTGATGCCGCCGGTGTCCGTGCTGCTCGGCGGACTGGTGCTGGGCGAGCCGTTAGCGGCCAACCTGGTGTTCGGCGGCATCGTCGTGTTGATCGGTGTGGGTCTCGCGCAACGAGGCCGCGCTCAGGT
- a CDS encoding NAD(P)/FAD-dependent oxidoreductase: protein MIIGSGFGGLFATKHLRRAPVEVTLIARTTHHLFQPLLYQVSTGVLSPGEIAPATREILRRQRNARVLLGDVVDIDVNARTVTSTSPLGSTTTAYDSLIVAAGAGQSYFGHDEFAEYAPGMKSIDDALELRGRIFGVFELAELTRDPVLAQRLLTFVVIGAGPTGVEMVGQIAELAHRTLPRDFRAIDPKRARIVLVDGADEVLGSFGPKLARAARKRLEEMGVEVQLGQMVVDVDAEGVVLADKAGNHTRIESSCKVWAAGVSASPLGRRLAAQTGAETDRVGRVKVNPDLTLPGHPEVFVVGDMATLDHLPGVAQVAMQGGKFAAKRISDRLVGENPQQPFRYFDKGNMATISRFNAVAQVGKLRFSGFVAWLLWLVIHLIYLVGFKNRITALLHWTVSFIGRDRSERTATAQQVYARTALRRLPDIESETWGLTPPGG, encoded by the coding sequence GTGATTATCGGCTCCGGCTTCGGCGGCCTGTTCGCCACCAAGCACCTGCGCCGGGCCCCCGTAGAGGTGACGCTGATCGCCCGGACCACCCACCACCTGTTCCAGCCACTGCTCTATCAGGTCAGCACCGGGGTGCTGTCCCCCGGCGAGATCGCCCCGGCCACCCGGGAGATCCTGCGCCGCCAGCGCAACGCCCGGGTACTGCTCGGCGATGTGGTCGACATCGACGTGAACGCCCGGACGGTCACCTCGACCTCACCGTTGGGCAGCACAACCACCGCGTACGACTCGCTGATCGTCGCGGCCGGCGCCGGGCAGTCCTACTTCGGCCACGACGAGTTCGCCGAATACGCGCCGGGCATGAAATCCATCGACGACGCCCTGGAGCTGCGCGGTCGGATCTTCGGCGTGTTCGAGTTGGCCGAACTCACCCGTGATCCGGTGCTGGCCCAACGGCTGCTCACCTTCGTGGTGATCGGCGCCGGTCCCACCGGTGTGGAGATGGTCGGTCAGATCGCCGAACTCGCGCACCGCACGTTGCCCCGGGACTTCCGCGCGATCGATCCCAAGCGCGCCCGCATCGTGTTGGTGGACGGCGCCGATGAGGTGCTCGGCTCGTTCGGTCCGAAGTTGGCCAGGGCCGCGCGCAAGCGGCTGGAGGAAATGGGCGTCGAGGTACAGCTCGGCCAGATGGTGGTCGACGTGGACGCCGAGGGCGTGGTGCTGGCCGACAAGGCGGGCAACCACACCCGCATCGAATCGTCCTGCAAGGTGTGGGCAGCCGGGGTGTCCGCCTCCCCGTTGGGTCGCCGGCTCGCCGCACAAACCGGCGCCGAAACCGACCGCGTGGGCCGGGTGAAAGTGAACCCGGACCTGACGCTGCCCGGCCACCCCGAGGTGTTCGTCGTCGGCGACATGGCCACGCTGGACCACCTGCCCGGCGTGGCCCAGGTGGCCATGCAGGGCGGGAAGTTCGCGGCCAAACGCATCTCTGACCGCCTCGTCGGGGAGAACCCGCAGCAGCCCTTCCGGTACTTCGACAAGGGCAACATGGCCACCATCTCCCGGTTCAACGCGGTGGCCCAGGTGGGCAAATTGCGCTTCTCCGGGTTCGTCGCCTGGCTGCTCTGGTTGGTGATTCACCTGATCTATCTGGTCGGGTTCAAGAACCGGATCACCGCACTGCTGCATTGGACGGTCAGCTTCATCGGCCGGGACCGTTCCGAGCGCACCGCGACCGCGCAACAGGTCTATGCGCGCACGGCGTTGCGTCGGCTGCCTGACATCGAGTCTGAGACCTGGGGCCTGACGCCGCCCGGCGGGTGA
- a CDS encoding helix-turn-helix domain-containing protein, with product MATYAEYCPIAAGAECLADRWTLLILREMMLGAHRFNDIHRGIPRISRTLLSQRLRTLVNRGILERAAVGGHQEYHLTAAGRDLEEVVWSVGNWAVRWAFLDPEDNELDIAWVVWQLHRRVHLDLVPTGRTTVEFRATGAKPGRAWLVTDHRNGATGCEIDPGYEVDLVVSGDNHALHRWYSGRTPWRREVGDGLIEVHGPTRLVRAFPNWIAPNPFAEEIARTRAAARRGG from the coding sequence ATGGCGACGTATGCGGAGTACTGCCCGATCGCGGCCGGGGCGGAATGTCTCGCCGACCGTTGGACCCTGCTGATCCTGCGCGAGATGATGCTCGGCGCGCACCGGTTCAACGACATCCACCGCGGGATCCCGCGGATCAGTCGCACCCTGCTCTCGCAACGACTGCGCACGCTGGTCAACCGCGGAATTCTGGAACGGGCGGCGGTCGGCGGGCACCAGGAGTACCACCTGACCGCGGCCGGCCGGGACCTGGAGGAGGTCGTCTGGTCGGTGGGCAACTGGGCTGTGCGCTGGGCGTTCCTGGATCCCGAGGACAACGAACTCGACATCGCCTGGGTGGTCTGGCAGTTGCACCGCCGGGTGCACCTGGATCTGGTGCCGACCGGGCGGACCACGGTGGAGTTCCGGGCGACCGGGGCCAAGCCGGGCCGGGCGTGGCTGGTCACCGACCATCGCAACGGCGCGACCGGTTGTGAGATCGACCCGGGCTACGAGGTGGACCTGGTGGTCTCCGGGGACAATCACGCATTGCACCGCTGGTACTCCGGGCGCACCCCGTGGCGGCGTGAGGTCGGCGACGGACTGATCGAGGTGCACGGCCCGACCCGGCTGGTGCGGGCGTTCCCCAACTGGATCGCGCCCAACCCGTTCGCCGAGGAGATTGCCCGAACCCGGGCCGCCGCACGTCGCGGCGGTTGA
- a CDS encoding isoprenylcysteine carboxylmethyltransferase family protein codes for MSLRSRAVATLIRHLIVRVAFLMLFAWTFHYWQAWAFVTVLFLADAATSLYLYRKDPALLERRLGQGVRARSEETAAQQKVQRVVQLLMLTTMAVAATDHRRDWSSVSAPVCVVGLALMAVALYMVFLVFKTNSYAAATVQVEENQQVVSTGPYALVRHPMYSSLTLQLIAQPLALGSLWALLPGVVLSAVLAVRALDEEKFLASNLAGYTEYMSRVRHRLVPLVW; via the coding sequence ATGAGCCTGCGTTCACGTGCCGTCGCCACCCTGATTCGCCATCTGATCGTGCGCGTCGCCTTCCTGATGCTTTTCGCCTGGACCTTCCACTACTGGCAGGCCTGGGCCTTCGTCACCGTCCTTTTCCTCGCGGACGCGGCGACGTCGCTGTACCTGTACCGCAAGGACCCCGCGCTGCTGGAGCGGCGTCTGGGCCAGGGCGTGCGGGCGCGCAGCGAGGAGACCGCCGCGCAGCAGAAGGTCCAACGCGTCGTGCAGTTGCTGATGCTGACCACCATGGCGGTGGCCGCCACCGACCATCGCCGGGACTGGTCATCGGTCTCCGCCCCGGTGTGCGTCGTCGGGCTCGCGCTCATGGCGGTCGCGCTGTACATGGTGTTCCTGGTCTTCAAGACCAACAGCTACGCCGCGGCGACTGTGCAGGTGGAAGAGAACCAGCAGGTGGTCTCCACCGGCCCGTACGCCTTGGTCCGCCACCCGATGTACAGCAGCCTGACGCTGCAGCTGATCGCACAGCCGTTGGCGTTGGGTTCGCTGTGGGCGCTGCTGCCGGGCGTGGTGTTGAGCGCGGTGCTGGCCGTGCGTGCGCTGGACGAGGAGAAGTTCCTGGCGAGCAATCTCGCCGGTTACACCGAGTACATGTCGAGGGTTCGGCACCGTCTGGTACCTCTGGTCTGGTGA